A genomic region of Streptomyces rimosus contains the following coding sequences:
- a CDS encoding M1 family metallopeptidase codes for MIRRPLRSCGATAALSVALLLSSCTSASRLDGTEGAGSVQDPLFPALGNGGYEVSHYGLDLDYDVRGGTLDATAEISATAQADLASFKLDLQGMKVHGVRVDGKDAEFSRKGHKLTVRPPRTVKKGATFRTTVDYDGTPEEMTDEDGSTEGWVRTEDGAFVAGQPAGSMTWFPGNNHPGDKAAYDFRITVPDGYTAVANGELRGRKSEKGRTTFEWHNGEPMASYLATATIGKFTVKESRTKSGLPVYTAVDPAEAKESAGPLERLDAILDWSVKRFGPYPFSSAGAIVDHTPERIDWGALETQTKPVYAGAPDEGTLVHETAHQWFGDSVTPKTWQDIWLNEGFAQYAEWLWEEDKGGRTAQQQFDALYATDEDDEEVWGFPPGDPGGPKNVTGDSVYYRGGMVLQQLRKAVGDKVFFSILKDWPAEHRHGSADTQQFIDFCADRTDVDLTDLFDDWLYGDGKPDWEF; via the coding sequence GTGATCCGCCGGCCTCTCCGCTCCTGTGGTGCGACCGCCGCGCTCTCCGTCGCCCTGCTGCTGTCCTCCTGTACGAGCGCGTCCCGGCTGGACGGCACGGAGGGCGCGGGCAGCGTGCAGGACCCGCTCTTCCCCGCCCTCGGCAACGGCGGGTACGAGGTCAGCCACTACGGGCTCGACCTGGACTACGACGTACGCGGCGGCACCCTCGACGCCACCGCCGAGATCAGCGCCACCGCACAGGCCGACCTCGCCTCCTTCAAGCTGGACCTCCAGGGGATGAAGGTGCACGGCGTACGGGTGGACGGCAAGGACGCGGAGTTCTCGCGCAAGGGCCACAAGCTGACGGTCCGGCCGCCGCGGACGGTGAAGAAGGGCGCCACGTTCCGTACGACCGTCGACTACGACGGCACGCCGGAGGAGATGACGGACGAGGACGGCTCCACCGAGGGCTGGGTGCGCACCGAGGACGGGGCGTTCGTCGCGGGCCAGCCGGCCGGGTCCATGACGTGGTTCCCCGGCAACAACCACCCGGGCGACAAGGCGGCGTACGACTTCCGGATCACCGTGCCGGACGGGTACACCGCCGTCGCCAACGGCGAACTGCGCGGCCGTAAGAGCGAGAAGGGGCGCACGACCTTCGAGTGGCACAACGGCGAGCCGATGGCCTCCTACCTGGCCACCGCGACCATCGGGAAGTTCACCGTCAAGGAGTCGCGGACGAAGAGCGGGCTGCCCGTGTACACGGCGGTGGACCCGGCGGAGGCCAAGGAGAGCGCGGGGCCGCTGGAGCGGCTGGACGCGATCCTGGACTGGTCGGTGAAACGGTTCGGCCCGTATCCGTTCTCCAGCGCCGGAGCCATCGTCGACCACACGCCCGAGCGGATCGACTGGGGTGCCCTGGAGACGCAGACCAAGCCGGTCTACGCCGGGGCGCCGGACGAGGGCACGCTCGTGCACGAGACCGCGCACCAGTGGTTCGGCGATTCGGTGACGCCGAAGACGTGGCAGGACATCTGGCTCAACGAGGGGTTCGCGCAGTACGCGGAGTGGCTGTGGGAGGAGGACAAGGGCGGCCGCACGGCGCAGCAGCAGTTCGACGCGCTGTACGCGACGGACGAGGACGACGAGGAAGTCTGGGGCTTCCCGCCCGGCGACCCCGGCGGCCCGAAGAACGTGACCGGCGATTCCGTCTACTACCGCGGCGGCATGGTCCTCCAGCAGCTCCGCAAGGCCGTCGGCGACAAGGTCTTCTTCTCGATCCTGAAGGACTGGCCGGCGGAACACCGCCACGGCAGCGCCGACACCCAGCAGTTCATCGACTTCTGCGCGGACCGCACGGACGTCGACCTGACGGACCTCTTCGACGACTGGCTGTACGGGGACGGGAAGCCGGACTGGGAGTTCTGA
- a CDS encoding class I SAM-dependent methyltransferase, whose protein sequence is MPQPTPRPPARPDLARSFDAVAAQYAAARPGYPPALFDTLEDLTGRPLSGSRALDVGAGTGIATRLLAARGARVTAVEPGAAMAAELRSACPGTPLVRALGDALPFADGAGFDLVTYAQSWHWTDPARSVPEAMRVLRPGGALAVWWNVPDPRVGWVREQEARLARVLPGYHAHSVAPGAPDLIRGLDPGLAPVLRELSWTRRVPLETHLRMLGSRSYFAAIGPEAARPVLAAERAALLGVFPDGTVEERYALDVTVTLRPAKRSLP, encoded by the coding sequence ATGCCACAGCCGACGCCCCGCCCTCCGGCGCGCCCGGACCTCGCCCGGTCCTTCGACGCCGTCGCCGCGCAGTACGCCGCCGCCCGCCCCGGCTACCCGCCCGCCCTGTTCGACACCCTCGAAGACCTCACCGGCCGCCCGCTCAGCGGCTCCCGGGCCCTCGACGTGGGCGCCGGTACGGGCATCGCGACCCGGCTGCTGGCGGCGCGCGGCGCCCGCGTCACGGCGGTGGAGCCGGGCGCCGCGATGGCCGCGGAGCTGCGCTCCGCCTGTCCCGGCACGCCGCTCGTCCGCGCCCTCGGCGACGCCCTGCCCTTCGCGGACGGCGCGGGCTTCGACCTCGTCACGTACGCCCAGTCCTGGCACTGGACCGACCCGGCCCGCTCCGTCCCGGAGGCGATGCGGGTCCTGCGGCCCGGTGGCGCGCTCGCGGTCTGGTGGAACGTTCCGGACCCGCGCGTGGGGTGGGTGAGGGAGCAGGAGGCCCGGCTCGCGCGCGTACTGCCCGGCTACCACGCGCACAGCGTCGCCCCCGGGGCCCCGGACCTGATCCGGGGCCTGGACCCGGGCCTCGCACCCGTACTGCGCGAGCTGAGCTGGACCCGCCGGGTGCCGCTGGAGACCCACCTCCGGATGCTCGGCAGCCGCTCCTACTTCGCGGCGATCGGCCCCGAGGCCGCCCGCCCGGTCCTGGCGGCCGAGCGCGCCGCGCTCCTCGGGGTGTTCCCCGACGGAACGGTCGAAGAGCGCTATGCCCTCGATGTGACCGTCACGCTCCGGCCGGCCAAACGGTCGCTCCCGTAG
- a CDS encoding nuclear transport factor 2 family protein, translating into MSSTDAVQTAATENKSAATSAVVDAYLATVADPEATPERIAAHYAERVDWMCADNPVVPWLRPRATRDDVAAHWRELREHTVPGAGGASIDALVISGPEAVLTGHLWGTVRATGKAFRSPFALRFTVRDGAIVRHHVYEDSLAIAAACTPGS; encoded by the coding sequence ATGAGCAGCACTGATGCCGTGCAGACGGCAGCCACGGAGAACAAGAGCGCCGCGACGAGTGCCGTGGTCGACGCCTACCTCGCCACGGTCGCCGACCCGGAAGCGACGCCCGAGCGCATCGCCGCGCACTACGCGGAGCGGGTCGACTGGATGTGTGCCGACAATCCGGTGGTGCCGTGGCTGCGGCCGCGCGCGACGCGGGACGACGTCGCCGCGCACTGGCGTGAGCTGCGCGAGCACACCGTGCCTGGCGCGGGCGGTGCGTCCATCGACGCGCTGGTGATCTCGGGCCCTGAGGCGGTGCTGACCGGGCACCTCTGGGGGACGGTCCGGGCCACCGGCAAGGCTTTCCGGTCGCCGTTCGCGCTGCGTTTCACCGTGCGGGACGGGGCGATCGTGCGGCATCACGTCTACGAGGACAGCCTGGCGATCGCCGCGGCCTGCACCCCCGGGAGCTGA
- a CDS encoding SH3 domain-containing protein: MSGTQENTVGTADGTGADEAAVVAEAEAVTEAEGVAAEAMAATAATYQVAPGYQVNVRSGPSTSASVVRQLPYGARVSIRCQRRGQRVSGPYGTTDIWDSIAPGQYVSDSYVHTGSDGFVAPNCAN, translated from the coding sequence ATGAGCGGCACACAGGAGAACACCGTCGGTACGGCGGACGGCACCGGCGCCGACGAGGCCGCGGTGGTCGCGGAGGCGGAGGCGGTCACGGAGGCCGAGGGCGTGGCCGCCGAGGCGATGGCGGCGACCGCGGCCACCTACCAGGTCGCGCCCGGCTACCAGGTCAACGTCCGCAGCGGCCCGAGCACCAGCGCCTCCGTCGTACGGCAGCTCCCGTACGGCGCGCGGGTCTCCATCCGCTGCCAGCGCCGCGGCCAGCGGGTCAGCGGCCCGTACGGCACCACCGACATCTGGGACAGCATCGCGCCCGGCCAGTACGTCTCGGACAGCTACGTCCACACCGGCAGCGACGGCTTCGTGGCGCCGAACTGCGCGAACTGA
- a CDS encoding protein kinase domain-containing protein, which translates to MPPLRGSEADPEAERPQYAGRYRLDARLGSGGMGVVHLARSSSGLRLAVKVVHADFAQDPEFRGRFRQEVAAARRVSGAFTAPVVDADPDADRPWMATLYIPGPTLGEHVKRNGPLAPAEVRRLAAGLAEALRDIHRAGVVHRDLKPGNVLLAADGPKVIDFGISRPSDSEMRTETGKLIGTPPFMAPEQFQRPREVGPAADVFALGSVLVHAATGRGPFDSESPYIVAYQVVHDEADLTGVPEDLAPLIRTCLAKRPSDRPTPDVLMRMLHTEMPTEIHDDLGVLLADAPAAGDVRVPAQREAEGEALREPVRIVPPPVPSAAPGRGEETHVRDRKPEAGAGTEAEAEPEAEAGKKAGAGAAEPTAAAPPDEEDADRAGRGVRRRWAAWAALAAVLAGAGIFTGVQMLDSDDAPALQTHTTGGTAAAFRPWHTPLMRRPAGHPAEMPFCTYGASADAPALFCVERGLKAARVDPGTGTVTWRRTGEPVRESDTPPGAPVFSGGLLYVRSPDGKRLEALDPSAGGRGATRWSKSLAGYGPEVRFVGGAVLLTSADGMVTALDSATHKELWHQRYPAQPLGQFTAYGDGRTAYAATVAADGATTMVTAIDPAHGTVRWERRLPGSLTVVGAGASGSVYLTAADPLIVTRTAAVVRYDPGTHRVRRLPLAAPVDDAAAVVRGETAYVLAAGGTLQAVGDRHWTMETSVSRASAPVLDPRGERLYFTGADGRLLAVDTRRGALLGQTPPRLATGRSGYLEKLPAPLPDPRHGRIYAAAPDGSVFAANAENPARW; encoded by the coding sequence ATGCCGCCGCTGCGCGGTTCCGAGGCGGACCCGGAAGCGGAACGTCCGCAGTACGCCGGCCGGTACCGCCTGGACGCGCGCCTGGGCTCCGGCGGAATGGGCGTGGTGCACCTGGCGCGGTCGTCGTCGGGGCTGCGCCTGGCGGTGAAGGTCGTGCACGCCGATTTCGCCCAGGACCCGGAGTTCCGCGGCCGGTTCCGGCAGGAGGTGGCGGCGGCGCGGCGGGTGAGCGGCGCGTTCACCGCGCCGGTCGTGGACGCCGACCCGGACGCCGACCGCCCCTGGATGGCCACCCTCTACATCCCAGGACCGACCCTCGGCGAGCACGTCAAGCGCAACGGCCCGCTGGCGCCCGCCGAGGTGCGGCGGCTGGCCGCGGGCCTGGCCGAGGCGCTGCGCGACATCCACCGGGCGGGCGTGGTGCACCGCGACCTCAAGCCCGGCAACGTGCTGCTCGCCGCTGACGGCCCCAAGGTCATCGATTTTGGTATCTCGCGCCCCTCGGACAGCGAGATGCGCACCGAGACCGGCAAGCTCATCGGTACGCCGCCGTTCATGGCGCCCGAGCAGTTCCAGCGCCCGCGCGAGGTGGGCCCGGCGGCGGACGTCTTCGCGCTGGGGTCGGTGCTGGTGCACGCGGCGACCGGGCGGGGGCCGTTCGACTCGGAGAGCCCGTACATCGTCGCCTACCAAGTGGTGCACGACGAGGCGGACCTGACGGGCGTTCCGGAGGACCTGGCGCCGCTGATCCGCACCTGCCTGGCGAAGCGGCCGTCCGACCGGCCGACGCCGGACGTGCTGATGCGGATGCTGCACACCGAGATGCCCACGGAGATCCACGACGACCTGGGCGTGCTGCTCGCGGACGCCCCCGCTGCGGGGGACGTGCGCGTACCGGCTCAGCGTGAGGCCGAAGGGGAGGCTCTGCGGGAGCCCGTACGGATCGTTCCGCCACCCGTGCCGTCCGCCGCGCCGGGCCGGGGCGAGGAGACGCACGTACGGGACCGGAAGCCGGAAGCCGGGGCAGGGACGGAAGCGGAAGCGGAACCCGAAGCGGAGGCGGGGAAGAAGGCCGGCGCGGGCGCTGCGGAGCCCACTGCCGCCGCCCCTCCGGACGAGGAGGACGCGGACCGCGCCGGGCGTGGCGTGCGCCGCCGCTGGGCCGCCTGGGCCGCCCTGGCGGCGGTGCTGGCCGGTGCGGGCATCTTCACGGGCGTGCAGATGCTGGACTCCGACGACGCCCCGGCGCTCCAGACGCACACCACCGGCGGCACCGCCGCGGCCTTCCGCCCCTGGCACACCCCGCTGATGCGGCGGCCCGCCGGCCACCCGGCCGAGATGCCCTTCTGCACATACGGCGCCTCCGCCGACGCTCCTGCCCTCTTCTGCGTCGAGCGGGGCCTGAAGGCCGCGCGGGTCGATCCGGGGACCGGCACGGTGACGTGGCGGCGCACGGGCGAGCCGGTGCGCGAGAGCGACACCCCGCCGGGCGCCCCGGTCTTCTCCGGCGGGCTGCTGTACGTACGGTCCCCCGACGGCAAGCGGCTGGAAGCGCTCGACCCGTCGGCCGGCGGGCGGGGCGCGACGCGCTGGAGCAAGAGCCTGGCCGGGTACGGACCCGAGGTCCGGTTCGTGGGCGGCGCCGTACTCCTGACGTCGGCGGACGGCATGGTCACCGCCCTGGACAGCGCCACGCACAAGGAACTGTGGCACCAGCGCTACCCGGCGCAGCCGCTGGGGCAGTTCACCGCGTACGGGGACGGCCGTACCGCCTACGCGGCCACCGTCGCGGCCGACGGCGCCACCACCATGGTCACCGCGATCGACCCGGCGCACGGCACGGTCCGCTGGGAGCGGCGGCTGCCCGGCTCGCTCACCGTGGTGGGCGCGGGCGCGTCCGGCTCGGTCTACCTGACCGCCGCCGACCCGCTGATCGTCACCCGCACCGCGGCCGTCGTCCGCTACGACCCCGGTACCCACCGGGTACGGCGGCTGCCGCTGGCCGCGCCGGTGGACGACGCGGCGGCCGTGGTGCGCGGGGAGACGGCTTATGTGCTGGCGGCCGGCGGCACCCTCCAGGCGGTCGGCGACCGGCACTGGACCATGGAGACGTCGGTGAGCCGGGCTTCCGCGCCGGTGCTCGACCCGCGGGGCGAGCGGCTGTACTTCACCGGCGCCGACGGCCGGCTGCTGGCCGTGGACACCCGGCGCGGCGCGCTGCTCGGCCAGACGCCGCCCCGGCTGGCCACCGGCCGCAGCGGCTACCTGGAGAAGCTGCCCGCGCCGCTGCCGGACCCGCGGCACGGCCGGATCTACGCGGCCGCGCCGGACGGCTCGGTCTTCGCCGCGAACGCGGAGAACCCCGCCCGCTGGTGA
- the ilvD gene encoding dihydroxy-acid dehydratase codes for MPELRSRTVTHGRNMAGARALMQASGVAREDFGKPVIAVANSFTEFVPGHTHLQPVGRIVSEAIKAAGGIAREFNTIAVDDGIAMGHGGMLYSLPSRDLIADSVEYMVEAHCADALICISNCDKITPGMLMAAMRLNIPTVFVSGGPMEAGRATLVDGTVRKLDLINAISDAVDENISDEDILRIEDNACPTCGSCSGMFTANSMNCLTEAIGLSLPGNGSVLATHTARKALYENAGRTVVEITKRYYDEDDATVLPRSIGSRASFENAMALDIAMGGSTNTILHLLAAAQEAGLDYDLEDINAVSRRVPCLAKVAPNVAPGGTYYMEDVHRAGGIPAILGELYRAGLLNEDVHTVHSSSMADWLKTWDVRGGSPSPEAVELWHAAPGCKRSATAFSQSERWDTLDLDAEGGCIRDFAHAYSADGGLAVLKGNLAEDGCVVKTAGVDESIWTFEGPAVVCESQEEAVEKILGKKVKEGDVVVIRYEGPKGGPGMQEMLYPTSFLKGRGLGKACALVTDGRFSGGTSGLSIGHASPEAASGGTIALVEDGDRIRIDIPNRTIELLVSEEELTARREALGGVYAPKQRERKVSQALRAYAAMATSADKGAVRDVTKLG; via the coding sequence GTGCCCGAGCTGAGGTCCCGCACCGTCACCCATGGCCGCAACATGGCCGGCGCCCGCGCGCTCATGCAGGCGTCGGGCGTAGCGCGCGAGGACTTCGGCAAGCCCGTGATCGCGGTGGCCAACAGCTTCACCGAGTTCGTGCCGGGCCACACCCACCTCCAGCCGGTCGGCCGGATCGTCAGCGAGGCGATCAAGGCGGCCGGCGGCATCGCCCGCGAGTTCAACACCATCGCGGTGGACGACGGCATCGCCATGGGCCACGGCGGCATGCTCTACTCGCTGCCGTCCCGCGACCTGATCGCCGACTCCGTCGAGTACATGGTCGAGGCGCACTGCGCGGACGCGCTGATCTGCATCTCCAACTGCGACAAGATCACCCCGGGCATGCTGATGGCCGCGATGCGGCTGAACATCCCCACCGTCTTCGTCTCCGGCGGCCCCATGGAGGCCGGCCGCGCCACCCTCGTCGACGGCACCGTCCGCAAACTGGACCTGATCAACGCGATCTCCGACGCGGTCGACGAGAACATCTCGGACGAGGACATCCTCCGTATCGAGGACAACGCCTGCCCGACCTGCGGCTCCTGTTCCGGCATGTTCACCGCCAACTCGATGAACTGCCTGACCGAGGCCATCGGCCTGTCGCTGCCCGGCAACGGCTCGGTGCTGGCCACCCACACCGCACGCAAGGCGCTGTACGAGAACGCCGGCCGTACGGTCGTGGAGATCACCAAGCGGTACTACGACGAGGACGACGCGACCGTGCTGCCGCGCAGCATCGGCTCCCGCGCCTCCTTCGAGAACGCCATGGCCCTGGACATCGCCATGGGCGGCTCCACGAACACGATCCTGCACCTGCTGGCCGCCGCCCAGGAAGCCGGTCTCGACTACGACCTGGAGGACATCAACGCCGTCTCGCGCCGGGTGCCCTGCCTGGCCAAGGTCGCGCCGAACGTCGCCCCCGGCGGCACGTACTACATGGAGGACGTGCACCGGGCCGGCGGCATCCCCGCCATCCTGGGCGAGCTGTACCGTGCCGGGCTGCTCAACGAGGACGTGCACACCGTGCACAGCTCCTCGATGGCGGACTGGCTCAAGACCTGGGACGTGCGCGGGGGTTCGCCGTCCCCGGAGGCCGTCGAGCTGTGGCACGCCGCCCCCGGCTGCAAGCGCTCCGCCACCGCCTTCTCCCAGTCCGAGCGCTGGGACACCCTCGACCTGGACGCCGAGGGCGGCTGCATCCGCGACTTCGCCCACGCCTACTCCGCCGACGGCGGCCTGGCGGTCCTCAAGGGCAACCTCGCCGAGGACGGCTGCGTGGTGAAGACCGCGGGCGTCGACGAGTCGATCTGGACGTTCGAGGGCCCGGCCGTGGTCTGCGAGTCGCAGGAGGAGGCCGTCGAGAAGATCCTCGGCAAGAAGGTCAAGGAGGGCGACGTGGTCGTCATCCGCTACGAGGGCCCCAAGGGCGGCCCCGGCATGCAGGAGATGCTCTACCCGACGTCCTTCCTCAAGGGCCGCGGCCTGGGCAAGGCGTGCGCGCTGGTCACCGACGGCCGCTTCTCCGGCGGCACCTCCGGCCTGTCCATCGGCCACGCCTCGCCCGAGGCGGCCTCCGGCGGCACCATCGCCCTGGTCGAGGACGGCGACCGCATCCGTATCGACATCCCGAACCGCACCATCGAACTCCTCGTTTCCGAGGAGGAGCTGACGGCCCGCCGGGAGGCGCTGGGCGGCGTGTACGCGCCGAAGCAGCGCGAGCGCAAGGTCTCGCAGGCCCTGCGCGCCTACGCGGCGATGGCCACCAGCGCCGACAAGGGCGCGGTGCGCGACGTGACGAAGCTGGGCTGA
- a CDS encoding TetR/AcrR family transcriptional regulator, whose amino-acid sequence MTDGPAVAGGARRRGRPSRTDSVEGPGARERILTAARAEFAARGYEKASIRGIAKAADVDPALVHHYYGTKEQVFEAAVEMSFAPALNAPEAVLDGGLDGVGERMTRFVLGVWENPVTREPLLAIVRSALTNDVAAAVFRKLVVRQLLRRIAGELAVPDAELRAELAAAQLVGTALMRYVIKLEPLASADPERIIARVAPVVQQHLTGS is encoded by the coding sequence GTGACGGACGGCCCTGCCGTGGCCGGGGGTGCCCGCAGGCGCGGCCGCCCCTCCCGTACGGATTCCGTGGAGGGCCCCGGCGCGCGCGAGCGCATCCTGACGGCGGCCCGCGCCGAGTTCGCCGCGCGTGGCTACGAGAAGGCGTCGATCCGCGGTATCGCCAAGGCGGCGGACGTGGACCCGGCCCTGGTCCACCACTACTACGGCACCAAGGAGCAGGTCTTCGAGGCGGCGGTCGAGATGTCCTTCGCGCCCGCCCTGAACGCCCCCGAGGCGGTGCTCGACGGCGGCCTGGACGGCGTGGGCGAGCGGATGACCCGCTTCGTCCTCGGCGTCTGGGAGAACCCGGTCACCCGCGAACCCCTGCTGGCGATCGTGCGCAGCGCCCTGACCAACGACGTGGCCGCCGCGGTCTTCCGCAAGCTCGTCGTCCGCCAGCTGCTGCGCCGGATCGCCGGCGAGCTGGCCGTACCGGACGCCGAGCTGCGGGCCGAGCTGGCGGCGGCGCAGCTGGTCGGTACGGCCCTCATGCGGTACGTGATCAAGCTGGAGCCGCTGGCGTCGGCGGACCCGGAGCGGATCATCGCCCGGGTGGCGCCGGTGGTGCAGCAGCATCTGACCGGGTCCTGA
- a CDS encoding sugar phosphate isomerase/epimerase family protein, producing MVRIPDAKVALSTASVYPESTATAFEIAARLGYDGVEVMVWTDPVSQDIEALRRLSDYHGVPILAVHAPCLLITQRVWSTDPWVKLQRARNAAEKLGASTVVVHPPFRWQRNYAREFVRGVWRMESETDVRFAVENMYPWRYRDREMLAYAPDWDPTKDDYRHFTVDLSHTATSRSDALHMVDRMGERLAHIHLADGNGSNKDEHLVPGRGSQPCAELLERLAATGFGGHIVVEVNTRRAMSGAEREADLAEALAFTRLHLASPTWVPGS from the coding sequence GTGGTGCGCATCCCGGATGCGAAGGTCGCCCTGTCCACGGCCTCGGTGTATCCGGAGTCGACGGCGACGGCCTTCGAGATCGCCGCGCGCCTGGGCTACGACGGCGTCGAGGTCATGGTGTGGACCGACCCGGTCAGCCAGGACATCGAGGCGCTGCGCCGGCTCTCCGACTACCACGGGGTGCCGATCCTGGCCGTGCACGCGCCGTGCCTGCTGATCACGCAGCGGGTGTGGTCCACGGACCCCTGGGTGAAGCTGCAGCGCGCTCGCAACGCCGCGGAGAAGCTCGGCGCGTCGACGGTGGTCGTCCATCCGCCCTTCCGGTGGCAGCGCAATTACGCCCGCGAGTTCGTGCGCGGAGTGTGGCGGATGGAGAGCGAGACGGACGTCAGATTCGCCGTCGAGAACATGTATCCGTGGCGCTACCGGGACCGCGAGATGCTGGCGTACGCGCCGGACTGGGACCCGACCAAGGACGACTACCGCCACTTCACCGTCGACCTCTCGCACACCGCCACCTCCCGCAGTGACGCGCTGCACATGGTCGACCGGATGGGCGAGCGCCTGGCGCACATCCACCTCGCCGACGGCAACGGCTCCAACAAGGACGAGCACCTGGTGCCGGGGCGCGGCTCGCAGCCCTGCGCCGAGCTGCTGGAGCGGCTGGCGGCCACCGGTTTCGGCGGGCACATCGTGGTCGAGGTCAACACCCGGCGGGCGATGTCCGGCGCCGAGCGCGAGGCCGATCTCGCGGAGGCGCTGGCGTTCACCCGGCTCCACCTGGCGTCGCCGACGTGGGTGCCGGGGTCGTGA
- a CDS encoding Ppx/GppA phosphatase family protein — translation MRLGVLDVGSNTVHLLVMDAHPGARPLPAYSHKAELRLAELLDEGGAVAEAGVERLVATVRAAVQVAEDKGVEDVLPFATSAIREAANGEDVLRRVERETGVRLRVLSGEDEARLTFLAARRWFGWSAGRLLVLDIGGGSLEIAYGLDEEPDAAVSLPLGAGRLTAGDLPGDPPEPEDIRALRKRVRAEIARVVSDFTRFGTPDHVVGTSKTFKQLARIAGAARSAEGLYTQRELDRKALEEWVPKLAAMTGAERAKLPGVSEGRSRQLVAGALVAEGAMDLFGVRTLEICPWALREGVILRHLDHLPPA, via the coding sequence ATGAGACTCGGTGTCCTCGATGTGGGTTCGAACACGGTGCATCTGCTGGTGATGGACGCGCACCCGGGTGCGCGCCCGCTGCCCGCCTACTCCCACAAGGCGGAGCTGCGGCTGGCCGAACTCCTCGACGAGGGCGGCGCGGTCGCCGAGGCGGGCGTGGAGCGGCTGGTGGCCACGGTACGGGCCGCAGTACAGGTCGCGGAGGACAAGGGCGTCGAGGACGTGCTGCCGTTCGCCACCTCCGCGATCCGCGAGGCGGCCAACGGGGAGGACGTGCTGCGCCGGGTCGAGCGGGAGACCGGCGTACGGCTGCGGGTGCTGTCGGGCGAGGACGAGGCCCGGCTGACGTTCCTCGCGGCCCGCCGCTGGTTCGGCTGGTCGGCGGGGCGGCTGCTGGTGCTGGACATCGGCGGCGGCTCGCTGGAGATCGCGTACGGGCTGGACGAGGAGCCGGACGCGGCGGTGTCGCTGCCGCTCGGCGCGGGCCGGCTGACCGCGGGCGATCTGCCGGGCGACCCGCCGGAACCGGAGGACATACGGGCGCTGCGCAAGCGCGTACGGGCCGAAATCGCACGGGTGGTGAGCGATTTCACGCGCTTCGGCACCCCCGACCACGTCGTGGGCACCTCCAAGACCTTCAAGCAGCTGGCCCGTATCGCCGGTGCCGCCCGGTCCGCCGAGGGCCTCTACACCCAGCGTGAGCTGGACCGTAAGGCGCTGGAGGAGTGGGTGCCGAAGCTGGCGGCGATGACCGGCGCGGAGCGCGCCAAGCTGCCCGGCGTCTCCGAGGGCCGCTCGCGCCAGCTGGTGGCCGGAGCGCTGGTGGCGGAGGGTGCGATGGACCTGTTCGGCGTGCGCACGCTGGAGATCTGCCCGTGGGCGCTGCGCGAGGGCGTGATCCTGCGCCATCTGGACCACCTGCCTCCGGCATAG